A DNA window from Deltaproteobacteria bacterium contains the following coding sequences:
- a CDS encoding replication-associated recombination protein A, with amino-acid sequence MDLFDTVSPRSASGGNAPLAERMRPARLDDVLGQEHLLGPGKLLRGMADSGRLQSIILWGPPGCGKTTLARLLADACHAHCIHFSAVSSGTRDLKKILPDARRLQRGAVPVVLLVDEIHHFNKSQQDTFLPHVEAGLLTLVGATTENPSFELISPLLSRCRVCVLHPLTEDTLDQVITRALAERGRGLWDTDMEIDGEARALLVQRAQGDARVALNGLEGAATLAGGAGGAQRIELNHVEQALQVSPLHYDKSGEEHYNLISAFIKSLRGSDPDAAVYWMVRMIEAGEDPLFLCRRMVIFAAEDVGNADPRALQVAVAARDAVHFVGLPEGRIPMSQAATYLATAPKSNAAYRALLEATRDVREHGTLPTPLHLRNAPTGLMKALGYGADYRYPHDEPGQVTEQEHLPSELAGRRYYEPGDQGYERVIRERLEAWIALRKR; translated from the coding sequence GTGGACCTCTTCGACACCGTGAGTCCCCGCTCGGCCAGCGGCGGCAACGCGCCGCTGGCTGAGCGCATGCGCCCGGCCCGGCTGGACGACGTGCTGGGCCAGGAACACCTGCTCGGCCCCGGCAAGCTGCTGCGCGGCATGGCCGACAGCGGCCGGCTCCAGTCCATCATCCTGTGGGGGCCGCCGGGCTGCGGCAAGACCACGCTGGCACGCCTCCTGGCGGACGCGTGCCATGCCCACTGCATCCATTTCTCCGCGGTCAGCTCCGGCACCCGCGACCTCAAGAAGATCCTCCCCGACGCCCGGCGCCTGCAGCGCGGCGCGGTCCCGGTCGTGCTCCTGGTGGACGAGATCCATCACTTCAACAAGTCGCAGCAGGACACCTTTCTGCCGCACGTCGAGGCGGGGCTCCTGACCCTCGTCGGCGCCACCACCGAGAACCCCTCATTCGAGCTCATCTCCCCGCTCCTGTCCCGGTGCCGGGTGTGCGTGCTCCATCCCTTGACCGAGGACACCCTCGACCAAGTCATCACCCGCGCCCTGGCCGAGCGCGGCCGGGGGCTGTGGGACACGGACATGGAGATCGATGGCGAGGCGCGCGCCTTGCTGGTGCAGCGGGCGCAGGGTGACGCGCGGGTCGCGCTCAATGGCCTGGAGGGGGCCGCCACGCTGGCGGGCGGCGCGGGCGGCGCGCAGCGTATCGAGCTGAACCACGTGGAACAGGCGCTGCAGGTCTCGCCACTGCATTACGACAAGTCCGGCGAGGAGCACTACAACCTCATCTCGGCCTTCATCAAGAGCCTGCGCGGCAGCGACCCCGACGCCGCCGTCTACTGGATGGTACGGATGATCGAGGCCGGCGAGGACCCGCTCTTCCTATGCCGGCGCATGGTCATCTTCGCCGCCGAGGACGTGGGCAATGCCGATCCGCGCGCCCTCCAGGTGGCCGTGGCCGCCAGGGACGCGGTGCACTTCGTGGGTCTGCCGGAGGGCCGGATTCCCATGAGTCAGGCGGCCACCTACCTGGCCACCGCACCCAAGTCCAACGCCGCCTACCGCGCCCTGCTGGAGGCCACCCGCGACGTGCGCGAGCACGGCACGCTGCCCACCCCGCTCCACCTGCGCAACGCACCCACCGGGCTCATGAAGGCCCTGGGCTACGGCGCGGACTACCGCTATCCGCACGACGAACCCGGCCAGGTCACGGAACAGGAACACTTGCCGTCCGAGCTCGCGGGCCGCCGCTATTACGAACCCGGCGACCAAGGGTATGAACGGGTCATCCGTGAACGCCTCGAAGCCTGGATCGCGTTGAGGAAACGCTAG
- a CDS encoding DUF4338 domain-containing protein, whose product VLIETFVETPRFTGALYKASGWTLVGVTQGRGRYDRHTRRDQPKKDIWLRPLRKDWRRTLNR is encoded by the coding sequence CGTCCTCATCGAGACCTTCGTCGAGACCCCGCGCTTCACCGGCGCCCTCTACAAGGCCTCCGGCTGGACACTCGTCGGTGTCACCCAGGGTCGGGGCCGATACGACCGCCATACCCGACGCGATCAGCCGAAAAAGGACATCTGGCTCCGACCCCTCCGCAAGGACTGGCGCCGGACTCTCAACCGGTGA